In Entomomonas moraniae, one DNA window encodes the following:
- a CDS encoding DUF4055 domain-containing protein: MPVSTKHPDYVKMLPKWELMRDVLEETVKEKREKYLPQTAGQKAVNLPEIYKAYIARADFQSFTSDGSRSMMGLVSRLEASIELPTKLKDLENNATADGFGLKQLFNRVVENSLGYGRQGLLVDVDHEGKPYLAYYDAFSIINWKSTNNNGRKDLTLVVLAEQWLKDTNDEFDHDTETVYRVLDLDEQGKYRVRIFKDATLSEPVETKENILNGVDYIPFVFIGSTDTSPEIDPIPLWTMAKCAVKQYQISADYYHDLHLTCHPQPWVSGLSAEEKIEYSGPIWSGKYHRAATVAI; encoded by the coding sequence ATGCCTGTATCAACAAAACACCCTGATTACGTAAAGATGCTGCCTAAATGGGAGCTAATGCGTGATGTGTTAGAAGAGACCGTCAAAGAAAAGCGGGAAAAGTACCTACCACAAACAGCAGGACAGAAAGCAGTTAACCTACCTGAAATATACAAAGCCTACATAGCAAGAGCAGACTTTCAATCTTTTACCTCAGATGGTTCACGCTCAATGATGGGGCTTGTTTCTCGATTAGAAGCCAGTATTGAACTACCAACTAAATTAAAAGACCTAGAAAATAATGCAACCGCGGATGGGTTTGGACTAAAACAACTCTTCAATCGTGTAGTTGAAAACTCATTAGGCTACGGAAGACAAGGGCTTCTTGTTGATGTTGACCATGAAGGGAAGCCATACTTAGCCTATTATGATGCCTTCTCTATCATCAACTGGAAATCAACCAACAACAACGGACGTAAGGATTTAACCTTGGTTGTTTTAGCTGAACAGTGGCTAAAAGACACGAATGATGAATTTGACCACGATACAGAAACGGTTTACCGAGTATTAGACCTGGACGAGCAGGGCAAGTATCGAGTAAGAATCTTTAAAGATGCTACATTAAGTGAGCCGGTAGAGACAAAAGAAAATATTCTTAATGGAGTAGATTACATTCCCTTTGTTTTTATTGGCTCAACCGATACCAGCCCAGAGATAGACCCCATACCCCTATGGACTATGGCAAAGTGTGCAGTAAAACAGTACCAGATCAGTGCCGACTATTACCACGATCTTCATTTAACCTGTCACCCTCAACCTTGGGTTAGTGGTTTAAGTGCAGAAGAAAAAATAGAATATTCAGGGCCAATATGGTCTGGAAAATACCACAGGGCGGCAACTGTGGCTATTTAG
- a CDS encoding terminase large subunit domain-containing protein gives MRTLNLKMTKEQAEFFQLQAKYSLFVGGYGSGKTETLANCALRDALSSSQAIIACYEPTYDLIRLILAPRMEEKLLDFGIRYKYNKTENIIYTSNPQCGDFILRTLENPVRIVGYESYRAHVDEIDTLKKDQANAVWQKIIARNRQSLVDDIGTRLEGSFNRVSAYTTPEGFKFAYDTWVKNKKAGYELVRAKTASNPFLPEDYVQSLLDSYPSQLIKAYLDGEFVNLNSGNVYPSFDRKLNHSNAIITKGDTLYVGMDFNRLKMSAVVYVIKDNDPIAVKEHTGVRDTPDMAKLLCDLYKNNGHSVIIYPDASGANSSSKNASESDLSILRQAGLTVRVNSTNPAIMNRINAFNAMILNGEGVRNLKVNTNNCPELTEALEQQPYDKNGMPDKSGGLDHVLDAAGYFIAYQYPIVKRQFTTQTIPGFGY, from the coding sequence GTGCGAACATTAAACCTAAAGATGACGAAGGAACAAGCGGAGTTCTTTCAGTTACAGGCTAAATACTCTTTGTTCGTAGGAGGTTATGGAAGTGGCAAGACAGAAACGCTTGCTAATTGTGCATTAAGAGATGCGCTAAGCTCATCACAGGCGATTATTGCGTGTTATGAACCTACTTATGATCTAATACGGTTAATTCTAGCCCCAAGAATGGAAGAAAAGCTGTTAGATTTTGGGATACGCTATAAATACAACAAAACAGAAAACATCATCTATACAAGTAATCCTCAATGTGGGGACTTTATACTCAGGACGCTAGAGAACCCAGTCCGTATTGTAGGGTATGAATCCTACAGGGCACATGTTGACGAAATAGACACGCTTAAAAAAGATCAAGCCAATGCAGTATGGCAAAAGATCATAGCACGTAACAGGCAATCATTAGTTGATGACATTGGTACACGATTAGAAGGCTCATTCAATCGAGTATCGGCTTATACCACGCCAGAAGGCTTTAAATTTGCTTACGATACATGGGTAAAGAATAAGAAAGCTGGTTACGAGTTAGTTAGAGCCAAAACAGCAAGTAACCCATTCTTACCAGAAGACTATGTACAATCACTGCTTGATAGCTATCCGTCACAACTCATTAAAGCATATCTGGATGGTGAGTTTGTCAATCTCAATAGTGGCAATGTTTACCCGAGCTTTGATAGAAAACTTAATCATAGCAATGCCATTATCACTAAAGGCGATACACTTTATGTGGGAATGGACTTTAACCGCTTAAAGATGAGTGCGGTTGTTTATGTTATAAAAGACAATGATCCTATAGCGGTGAAAGAGCATACTGGGGTGAGAGATACGCCAGATATGGCTAAACTGTTATGTGATCTTTACAAAAACAACGGGCATTCAGTCATTATTTATCCCGATGCGAGCGGTGCTAACTCATCCAGTAAAAATGCCAGTGAATCAGATTTAAGCATTTTAAGACAGGCTGGATTAACAGTAAGGGTAAACAGCACCAACCCAGCCATTATGAATAGAATTAACGCATTTAATGCCATGATATTGAATGGCGAAGGCGTTAGAAATTTAAAAGTAAACACCAACAATTGCCCTGAACTAACAGAAGCACTAGAGCAACAGCCTTACGATAAAAATGGCATGCCAGACAAGTCTGGTGGATTAGATCACGTACTAGATGCGGCAGGCTATTTCATTGCTTATCAATACCCTATTGTAAAACGTCAATTTACAACCCAAACAATACCTGGATTTGGATACTAA
- a CDS encoding terminase small subunit encodes MRKLTNKQKLFVKEYLIDLNASQAAIRAGYSKASANQIATELLGKTVVINAIQKAMDKRTERTKINADYVLNRLVEIDQLDVADILQDDGKLKPIQEWPKAWRQSITGIDVQELMSGDIESLVKKIKWPDKLKNLELLGKHVAISAFNEKQEQPQELPIGKIQVEVVGANIKPKDDEGTSGVLSVTG; translated from the coding sequence ATGAGAAAACTAACCAACAAACAAAAACTATTCGTAAAAGAATACCTAATAGATTTAAATGCTAGTCAAGCTGCTATAAGGGCAGGGTACTCAAAGGCTTCAGCGAATCAAATAGCAACAGAACTACTTGGTAAAACCGTAGTTATAAACGCAATACAAAAAGCCATGGATAAAAGAACAGAAAGAACCAAGATAAATGCTGATTATGTCCTAAATAGACTGGTTGAAATAGATCAATTGGATGTTGCCGATATACTCCAAGATGACGGTAAGTTAAAACCCATTCAAGAGTGGCCTAAAGCATGGCGGCAATCAATAACAGGTATCGATGTACAAGAGCTAATGAGTGGTGATATTGAGTCACTTGTTAAAAAAATCAAATGGCCCGATAAATTAAAGAACCTTGAATTATTAGGTAAGCATGTAGCAATCAGTGCATTTAATGAAAAACAAGAGCAACCACAAGAGTTACCGATAGGAAAAATACAAGTAGAGGTCGTGGGTGCGAACATTAAACCTAAAGATGACGAAGGAACAAGCGGAGTTCTTTCAGTTACAGGCTAA
- a CDS encoding DUF2388 domain-containing protein, with product MRYISLFLIILSFNVCAQTPDINIPDLHAMNMDLLKLDVKMAKLNTNLNQIDFGAGAQGLAATSQSLGQVLSSMSMSSNTGPRFKLIERAQPDAINYIVSDGNIRGAYLEQALTLLRKEHSNASDMELAKAILAY from the coding sequence ATGCGATATATTAGCTTATTTCTAATCATTCTTAGTTTTAATGTTTGCGCTCAAACACCTGACATAAATATTCCAGACTTGCATGCCATGAACATGGATTTATTAAAACTTGATGTCAAGATGGCTAAATTAAATACTAATTTAAATCAAATTGATTTTGGTGCTGGTGCACAAGGTTTAGCTGCGACAAGTCAATCATTAGGACAAGTACTATCTTCTATGTCAATGTCGAGTAATACAGGTCCTCGATTTAAACTGATTGAGCGAGCACAACCAGATGCAATCAACTATATTGTCAGTGATGGAAATATCCGTGGCGCTTACTTAGAGCAAGCACTAACCCTACTTAGAAAAGAACACTCTAATGCTTCAGATATGGAACTAGCTAAGGCTATTCTTGCTTATTGA
- the lysC gene encoding Rz1-like lysis system protein LysC (LysC is an Rz1-like component of a phage lytic system, substantially overlapping although not fully embedded in the gene for the Rz-like LysB component.), translating to MQKKLIHLLITGLILNSLMGCTNKQVVTEVKTIYIKPPVITQCTRYSIQECKPSTNGELFECTLEITKQLNLCADQIDSLRSWQSNQ from the coding sequence ATGCAAAAAAAACTAATCCACCTGTTAATAACTGGGCTGATATTAAACTCCCTAATGGGCTGTACTAACAAACAAGTAGTAACCGAAGTTAAGACGATTTACATCAAGCCTCCAGTAATAACCCAGTGCACTAGATACTCAATCCAAGAATGCAAACCAAGTACAAACGGCGAACTATTCGAATGTACGCTAGAGATAACCAAGCAACTTAATTTATGTGCTGATCAGATAGACAGTTTAAGGAGTTGGCAAAGCAATCAATAA